From one Comamonas piscis genomic stretch:
- the der gene encoding ribosome biogenesis GTPase Der, whose amino-acid sequence MKPVIALVGRPNVGKSTLFNRMTKSRDAIVADYAGLTRDRHYGQGRQGKHEYIVIDTGGFEPDATSGIFKEMAKQTRQAVAEADVVLFVVDVRLGLSAQDHEIAGFLRRLGKPAMLVGNKAEGMKDGGQLSEFYELGLGEVFPVSAAHGQGIRTMIDMALEKLPWLNQDEDAEPEEDDSVIKLAVAGRPNVGKSTLINTWLGEERLVAFDMAGTTRDAIAVPFEKNGQKFQLIDTAGLRRKGRVFEAIEKFSVVKTLQAIEGANVVLLLLDATQGVTDQDAHIAGFILESGRAVVLAVNKWDALDDYGRQMLERSIELRLSFLKFAPLHFISAKKRQGLGPVWTSMIQAHKSSTCKMPTPVLTRLLLESVQFQTPKKIGPYRPKLRYAHQGGMNPPVIVIHGNSLEHITDAYRRFLEGRFRKEFNLIGTPLRIEFKTSLNPYADKD is encoded by the coding sequence ATGAAGCCAGTTATTGCTTTGGTGGGTCGCCCCAATGTGGGCAAATCCACCTTGTTCAACCGGATGACCAAGTCGCGCGATGCCATCGTGGCCGACTATGCCGGTTTGACACGTGATCGCCATTACGGCCAAGGCCGTCAGGGCAAGCACGAGTACATCGTGATTGATACCGGCGGTTTCGAGCCCGATGCCACCAGCGGTATTTTTAAAGAAATGGCCAAGCAGACCCGCCAGGCGGTTGCCGAGGCCGATGTGGTGCTGTTTGTCGTCGATGTGCGTCTGGGCCTCTCCGCCCAGGACCATGAGATTGCTGGTTTTCTGCGCCGCTTGGGCAAGCCAGCGATGCTGGTGGGCAACAAGGCCGAAGGCATGAAGGACGGCGGCCAGCTGTCCGAGTTCTACGAGCTGGGTCTGGGCGAGGTATTCCCCGTCTCGGCCGCGCACGGCCAGGGCATCCGTACCATGATCGACATGGCCCTGGAAAAGCTGCCTTGGCTCAACCAGGATGAGGACGCCGAACCCGAGGAGGATGACAGCGTCATCAAGCTTGCGGTGGCAGGGCGCCCGAACGTGGGTAAATCCACCTTGATCAACACTTGGTTGGGCGAGGAGCGTCTGGTGGCCTTTGACATGGCGGGCACAACCCGTGATGCGATTGCCGTGCCGTTCGAGAAGAATGGCCAGAAATTTCAGCTGATCGATACCGCAGGTTTGCGCCGCAAGGGTCGGGTGTTTGAGGCGATCGAGAAGTTCTCGGTGGTCAAGACCCTGCAGGCCATTGAAGGCGCCAACGTGGTGCTGCTGCTGCTCGATGCCACCCAGGGTGTGACCGACCAGGATGCTCACATTGCGGGCTTTATTCTGGAGAGCGGCCGCGCGGTGGTGCTGGCCGTGAACAAATGGGATGCGCTGGATGATTACGGTCGCCAGATGCTGGAGCGCTCGATCGAGCTGCGCCTGTCCTTTCTGAAGTTTGCGCCGCTGCATTTCATCTCGGCCAAAAAGCGCCAGGGCCTGGGCCCTGTCTGGACCTCGATGATCCAGGCGCACAAATCGTCCACCTGCAAGATGCCTACGCCGGTGCTCACGCGCCTGCTGCTGGAGTCGGTGCAGTTCCAGACACCCAAGAAGATCGGCCCGTACCGCCCCAAGCTGCGCTATGCCCACCAGGGTGGCATGAACCCACCGGTGATCGTGATCCATGGCAATTCGCTGGAGCACATCACCGATGCCTACCGCCGCTTTTTGGAAGGCCGATTCCGCAAGGAATTTAATTTAATCGGCACCCCCTTGCGGATTGAATTCAAGACCTCACTTAACCCTTACGCTGACAAAGATTGA
- the hfq gene encoding RNA chaperone Hfq translates to MSNKGQLLQDPFLNALRREHVPVSIYLVNGIKLQGQIESFDQYVVLLRNTVTQMVYKHAISTIVPGRAVNFAAPDSQDNEAAA, encoded by the coding sequence GTGAGCAACAAAGGCCAACTTCTGCAAGATCCATTCCTCAACGCTCTGCGCCGCGAGCACGTGCCAGTGTCCATTTATTTGGTCAACGGCATCAAGCTGCAAGGCCAGATCGAATCCTTTGATCAGTACGTTGTGCTGCTGCGCAACACCGTCACCCAGATGGTGTACAAGCATGCGATCTCGACCATTGTCCCCGGTCGTGCTGTGAATTTTGCAGCACCTGACTCGCAAGACAACGAAGCTGCAGCCTAA
- the hflX gene encoding GTPase HflX — protein MLVGVDFGFPHFDSELEELGLLAQTAGLNPVARLVCKRKVPDAALFVGSGKADEIRLVAQTHGATEILFDQALSPAQQRNLERHLQMPVNDRTLLILEIFAQRARSHEGKLQVELAKLQYLSTRLVRRWSHLERQRGGIGTRGGPGETQIELDKRMINDAIKRTKDRLIKVKKQRATQRRQRERNDTFNVSLVGYTNAGKSTFFNAVVKARAYAADQLFATLDTTTRQMYLEAAQRSLSLSDTVGFIRDLPHGLVNAFEATLQEAVDADLLLHVVDASNPAHPEQIQQVQKVLREIGAENVPQVLVFNKLDAVEPDRRPPALADSYELDGVQVPRFFVSAAKGQGLEAVREHLAQALLARQASLNPGDALEIAPDADDELLGNAH, from the coding sequence ATGTTGGTCGGGGTGGATTTTGGTTTTCCGCACTTCGATTCCGAACTGGAAGAGTTGGGTCTGCTGGCACAAACCGCTGGCCTGAACCCGGTTGCGCGCCTGGTTTGCAAGCGCAAGGTGCCCGATGCAGCGCTGTTTGTCGGTAGCGGCAAGGCCGACGAGATCCGCCTGGTGGCGCAGACCCATGGCGCGACCGAGATCCTGTTTGACCAGGCGTTGAGCCCGGCCCAGCAGCGCAACCTCGAGCGCCATCTGCAGATGCCGGTGAACGACCGCACCTTGCTGATTCTGGAGATCTTCGCGCAGCGCGCGCGCAGCCATGAGGGCAAGCTCCAGGTCGAACTGGCCAAGCTGCAGTACCTCAGCACGCGCCTGGTGCGTCGCTGGTCGCACTTGGAGCGGCAGCGTGGCGGTATCGGCACACGCGGTGGTCCGGGTGAGACCCAGATCGAGCTGGACAAGCGCATGATCAATGATGCGATCAAGCGCACCAAGGACCGTCTCATCAAGGTCAAGAAGCAGCGCGCGACGCAGCGCCGCCAGCGAGAGCGCAATGACACCTTCAATGTGTCGCTGGTGGGCTACACAAACGCGGGCAAATCCACCTTCTTCAATGCGGTGGTGAAGGCGCGCGCCTATGCGGCCGACCAGTTGTTTGCGACCTTGGACACCACCACGCGCCAGATGTACCTGGAGGCGGCGCAGCGTTCATTGTCGCTGTCGGATACGGTGGGTTTTATCCGTGATCTGCCCCACGGGCTGGTCAATGCTTTTGAGGCAACCCTGCAAGAAGCAGTCGATGCAGATCTGCTGCTGCATGTGGTGGATGCCTCCAACCCTGCCCACCCGGAACAAATACAACAAGTTCAAAAGGTTCTTCGGGAAATTGGGGCAGAAAACGTGCCGCAGGTTCTGGTATTCAATAAACTGGATGCCGTTGAGCCAGACCGACGGCCACCAGCACTTGCAGACAGCTATGAGCTCGACGGTGTGCAGGTTCCTCGATTCTTTGTCAGTGCGGCCAAGGGCCAGGGCTTGGAAGCCGTGCGCGAGCACCTGGCCCAGGCCTTGCTGGCGCGGCAGGCATCGCTCAACCCGGGCGATGCTTTGGAGATAGCCCCAGACGCCGACGACGAATTGCTGGGAAATGCCCACTAG
- the hflK gene encoding FtsH protease activity modulator HflK translates to MKLHSRFPRLALLPQGLRGMFNLNDPRWGRGDDGKDDSSNAGQEPSRPPYTPPEQNNRPNPQRPASGGAPDLDELWQDLNKKLGGLFGGGKGGGTGRGGAGQPPEFKGAGVGLGLIVGVAALIWLGTGFFIVQEGQQAVITQFGKYNKTVNAGINWRLPYPIQRHELVYVSQIRSADVGRDSIIKTTGLRESAMLTEDENIVEIKFAVQYRLSDARAWLFESKAPADTVIQVAETAVREVVGKMKMDATLAEERDQIAPRVRELMQVILDRYKIGVEVVGVNLQQGGVRPPEQVQAAFDDVLKAGQERERTKNQAEAYANDVVPRATGTASRLMEEAAAYKERIVAQAQGDAQRFSSIYTEYQKAPVVTRDRLYLETMQQVYSNVTKVVVDSKQGSNLMYLPLDKLMQQGQVGAGAGDASASSTAPTTSAPAPAPSVPDARARDTSRTRDRESR, encoded by the coding sequence ATGAAACTTCATTCACGTTTTCCGCGCCTGGCCTTGCTCCCGCAAGGCCTGCGCGGAATGTTTAACCTGAACGATCCCCGCTGGGGGCGGGGCGACGACGGCAAGGACGACAGCAGCAATGCCGGTCAAGAGCCTTCGCGTCCTCCCTACACCCCTCCCGAGCAGAACAACCGCCCCAATCCGCAGCGCCCCGCCTCTGGTGGTGCGCCCGATCTGGATGAGTTGTGGCAAGACCTGAACAAGAAGCTTGGCGGCTTGTTTGGTGGCGGCAAAGGCGGTGGCACGGGCCGCGGTGGCGCAGGCCAGCCCCCCGAATTCAAGGGTGCAGGCGTTGGCCTGGGGCTGATCGTCGGCGTTGCCGCACTGATCTGGCTGGGTACCGGCTTTTTCATCGTGCAAGAAGGCCAGCAGGCCGTCATCACGCAGTTCGGCAAGTACAACAAAACGGTGAACGCCGGTATCAACTGGCGCCTGCCTTACCCGATTCAGCGCCATGAGCTGGTGTATGTTTCGCAGATCCGCTCTGCCGATGTGGGTCGCGACAGCATCATCAAGACCACGGGTCTGCGTGAATCGGCGATGCTGACCGAAGACGAGAACATCGTCGAGATCAAGTTTGCGGTGCAGTACCGCCTGAGCGATGCGCGTGCCTGGTTGTTTGAAAGCAAGGCGCCGGCAGATACCGTCATCCAAGTAGCAGAGACCGCCGTGCGCGAAGTGGTCGGCAAGATGAAGATGGACGCCACACTGGCCGAAGAGCGTGACCAGATTGCCCCGCGCGTGCGCGAGCTGATGCAGGTCATCCTGGACCGCTACAAGATCGGTGTCGAGGTAGTCGGTGTCAATCTGCAGCAAGGTGGCGTGCGTCCGCCCGAGCAGGTGCAGGCTGCGTTTGATGATGTGCTCAAGGCCGGTCAGGAGCGCGAGCGCACCAAGAACCAGGCAGAAGCCTATGCCAATGATGTGGTGCCGCGTGCCACGGGTACGGCATCGCGTCTGATGGAAGAGGCCGCTGCGTACAAAGAACGTATCGTTGCGCAGGCCCAGGGTGATGCGCAGCGCTTCTCGTCGATCTATACCGAATACCAAAAGGCGCCCGTGGTCACCCGTGACCGTCTGTACCTGGAAACCATGCAGCAGGTCTACAGCAATGTGACCAAGGTGGTGGTGGATTCCAAGCAGGGCTCGAACCTGATGTATTTGCCGCTGGACAAGCTCATGCAGCAGGGTCAGGTCGGCGCTGGCGCAGGCGATGCCTCGGCCAGCTCTACTGCGCCCACGACCAGTGCACCCGCGCCAGCACCTTCGGTGCCTGATGCCCGTGCCCGTGATACCAGCCGTACCCGTGACCGCGAGTCGCGCTAG
- the hflC gene encoding protease modulator HflC: protein MNRMGFLASTVLVVLALLSSTVFVVDQRQFGIKYALGQIKEVITEPGLNFKLPPPLQNVTYLDKRLLTLDSTDTESMLTAEKQRVVIDWYVRWRITDPSAYIRNVGTTEGQGAVQLNRVVRNAFQEEVNRRTVQDMISGKREQTMADVKREVLEAVKGGKPWGIDIVDVRITRVDYVEAITESVYSRMEAERKRVANELRSTGGAVGEKIRADADRQREVTVANAYRDAQALKGLGDAEAARIYADAFGKDPQFAQFYRSLEAYKSSFNKKSDVIVVDPSTTDFFKGYRSSGSK from the coding sequence GTGAATCGAATGGGATTTTTAGCTTCAACCGTGCTGGTGGTGCTGGCCTTGCTCAGCTCCACGGTATTTGTGGTGGACCAACGCCAGTTCGGCATCAAGTATGCGCTGGGGCAGATCAAGGAAGTGATCACTGAGCCTGGTCTGAACTTCAAACTGCCGCCTCCGCTGCAGAACGTCACCTACTTGGACAAGCGTCTGCTCACGCTCGACAGCACCGATACCGAATCGATGCTGACGGCTGAAAAGCAGCGTGTGGTGATCGACTGGTATGTGCGCTGGCGCATTACCGATCCTTCGGCCTATATCCGCAATGTGGGCACGACCGAAGGGCAGGGCGCTGTGCAGCTGAACCGTGTGGTGCGCAATGCCTTCCAGGAGGAAGTCAACCGCCGTACAGTGCAGGACATGATCTCTGGCAAGCGCGAGCAGACCATGGCCGATGTCAAGCGCGAAGTGCTGGAAGCCGTCAAGGGCGGCAAGCCATGGGGCATCGACATTGTTGACGTGCGGATCACGCGCGTTGACTATGTCGAGGCCATCACGGAATCGGTATACAGCCGTATGGAAGCCGAGCGCAAGCGCGTTGCCAACGAGCTGCGCTCGACCGGTGGTGCTGTGGGCGAAAAGATCCGCGCTGATGCGGACCGCCAGCGCGAAGTGACGGTGGCCAATGCTTACCGCGATGCACAGGCCCTCAAGGGTCTAGGCGATGCAGAGGCGGCCCGGATCTATGCCGATGCCTTTGGCAAAGACCCGCAGTTTGCACAGTTCTACCGCAGCCTGGAAGCTTACAAGTCGAGCTTCAACAAGAAGTCTGATGTGATCGTGGTGGACCCTTCAACCACCGATTTCTTCAAGGGGTATCGCTCGTCGGGCAGCAAGTAA
- a CDS encoding ATP phosphoribosyltransferase regulatory subunit has protein sequence MSAWILPDHIADVLPSEARHIEELRRGLLDTACAYGYELVMPPLLEHLDSLLSGSGEALDLLTFKLVDQLSGRTLGIRPDTTQQVARIDAHLLNRKGVTRLCYCGPVLHAKPDRPHATREPLQFGAEIYGHAGVEADVEVIALATQSLRVAQLHDFSVDLADVRIVQRLLAGLLVDLPTLRRVHAALAVKDASELAVLTRDFPQAQRDGLRALLNLYGDVAVLAEAEKALVGIPGVAPILADLRQLASRIDSPAVTFDLADLRGYSYYSGMRFAIYAQGVTDALVRGGRYDEVGAAFGRSRPAVGFSLDIKQLVPVVEPRPLKAAIRAPWVDRHDMREVIARLRQTGETVVCALPGHDDEVDEFNCDRELAEVDGQWIVRSI, from the coding sequence ATGTCTGCTTGGATCCTCCCGGATCACATTGCCGATGTGCTGCCCTCCGAGGCGCGCCACATCGAAGAGCTTCGGCGTGGCCTGCTCGATACGGCTTGTGCTTACGGCTACGAACTGGTGATGCCCCCGCTGCTGGAGCATTTGGATTCGCTGCTCTCCGGCTCCGGTGAAGCACTGGACCTGCTGACCTTCAAGCTGGTGGACCAGCTCTCTGGTCGCACCTTGGGCATTCGCCCTGACACCACCCAACAAGTTGCCCGCATTGATGCGCATTTGCTCAACCGCAAGGGTGTCACGCGTCTGTGCTACTGCGGCCCGGTACTGCATGCCAAGCCCGACCGCCCGCACGCCACCCGTGAGCCTCTGCAGTTTGGTGCCGAAATCTATGGCCATGCAGGTGTGGAGGCCGATGTCGAGGTGATCGCGTTGGCGACGCAATCGCTGCGCGTGGCGCAGCTGCATGATTTCTCGGTCGATCTGGCCGATGTGCGCATCGTTCAGCGTCTGCTCGCAGGCTTGTTGGTGGATCTGCCGACCCTGCGCCGCGTGCATGCTGCGCTGGCGGTCAAGGATGCTTCTGAATTGGCCGTGCTGACACGCGATTTTCCGCAGGCGCAGCGCGATGGTTTGCGTGCGCTGCTCAACTTGTATGGCGATGTGGCGGTGCTAGCCGAGGCTGAAAAGGCCTTGGTGGGCATCCCGGGCGTGGCCCCCATTCTGGCGGATCTGCGCCAGTTGGCCAGCCGCATTGACAGCCCTGCCGTGACGTTTGACTTGGCCGATCTGCGTGGCTACTCGTACTACAGCGGCATGCGCTTTGCAATCTATGCGCAAGGCGTGACCGATGCGCTGGTGCGTGGCGGCCGTTACGACGAGGTTGGCGCTGCCTTTGGCCGCAGCCGCCCTGCCGTGGGCTTCAGCCTGGATATCAAACAGCTGGTGCCGGTGGTGGAGCCGCGTCCGCTGAAGGCCGCCATTCGCGCGCCCTGGGTCGACCGCCACGATATGCGCGAGGTCATCGCCCGCCTGCGCCAGACCGGTGAAACCGTAGTCTGCGCCTTGCCTGGGCATGATGATGAAGTCGACGAATTCAATTGTGACCGCGAACTGGCTGAAGTAGATGGCCAGTGGATCGTGCGCAGCATTTAA
- a CDS encoding adenylosuccinate synthase: MAISKGRNVVVVGTQWGDEGKGKLVDWLTESAQGVVRFQGGHNAGHTLVINGVKTALHLIPSGIMRPGVKCFIGNGVVLSVGKLFEEIEGLEKAGVQVRDRLRVSEACPLILPFHQALDVAREAAREQGGVQKIGTTGKGIGPAYEDKIARRALRVQDLKHPERFATKLRELLNLHNHILVSVLGSEKFDFGPQLAPYMKNGEIQFDAVYNEAMQHAELIKPMIADVSSELNQLHAEGSNLLFEGAQGSLLDVDHGTYPYVTSSNCVAGNASAGAGVGPGMLHYVLGITKAYCTRVGGGPFPTELEWQKEGTPGWVMSTVGAEKGVTTGRYRRCGWFDAALLKRSAQINGLSGLCITKLDVLDGIEELQLCVGYELDGERIDLLPLGADDIERCKPIYESIPGWTDTTVGVTEYDKLPINARRYLDRIAEVTGVPIAVVSTSPDRDHTILMHNPYQA, translated from the coding sequence ATGGCTATCTCCAAAGGTCGCAACGTTGTTGTGGTTGGCACTCAATGGGGTGACGAAGGCAAGGGTAAGTTGGTCGACTGGTTGACCGAGAGCGCGCAAGGTGTGGTGCGCTTCCAAGGCGGCCACAATGCAGGCCATACCCTGGTCATCAATGGCGTGAAGACGGCTTTGCACCTGATTCCCAGCGGCATCATGCGCCCGGGTGTCAAGTGCTTCATCGGCAACGGTGTCGTGCTGTCGGTCGGTAAGCTGTTTGAAGAAATTGAAGGCCTGGAAAAGGCCGGCGTTCAGGTGCGTGATCGCCTGCGCGTCTCTGAAGCCTGCCCGCTGATCCTGCCTTTCCACCAAGCACTGGATGTGGCCCGTGAAGCAGCCCGCGAACAAGGCGGCGTGCAAAAGATCGGTACCACCGGCAAGGGTATCGGCCCGGCCTACGAGGACAAGATCGCCCGCCGTGCGCTGCGCGTGCAAGACCTCAAGCACCCAGAGCGTTTTGCCACCAAGCTGCGCGAGCTGCTGAACCTGCACAACCACATCCTGGTCAGCGTGCTCGGTTCCGAGAAGTTTGACTTTGGCCCGCAATTGGCTCCGTACATGAAGAACGGCGAGATCCAGTTCGACGCTGTTTACAACGAAGCCATGCAGCACGCCGAGTTGATCAAGCCCATGATTGCCGATGTGTCTTCCGAGCTGAACCAGCTCCATGCCGAAGGCAGCAACCTGCTGTTCGAAGGCGCGCAAGGCTCGCTGCTGGATGTGGACCACGGTACCTACCCATACGTTACCTCGTCCAACTGTGTGGCCGGCAACGCCTCCGCTGGCGCAGGTGTCGGCCCAGGCATGCTGCACTATGTGCTGGGTATCACCAAGGCCTATTGCACCCGTGTTGGTGGCGGTCCGTTCCCGACCGAGCTGGAATGGCAAAAAGAAGGCACCCCTGGCTGGGTGATGAGCACCGTCGGTGCTGAAAAGGGCGTGACCACTGGTCGCTACCGCCGTTGCGGATGGTTTGATGCTGCCTTGCTCAAGCGCTCTGCCCAGATCAATGGCCTGTCCGGTCTGTGCATCACCAAGTTGGATGTGCTCGACGGCATCGAAGAGCTGCAACTCTGCGTAGGCTACGAGCTGGACGGCGAACGCATCGACCTGCTGCCTCTCGGCGCAGACGACATCGAGCGCTGCAAGCCTATCTATGAGTCGATCCCCGGTTGGACCGATACCACGGTGGGCGTGACCGAATACGACAAGCTGCCGATCAATGCGCGCCGCTACCTGGATCGCATCGCGGAAGTGACCGGTGTGCCGATCGCCGTCGTGTCGACCAGCCCTGATCGCGACCACACCATCCTGATGCACAACCCGTACCAGGCTTAA
- a CDS encoding phosphoribosyltransferase gives MLTEDGKHLYVSYDEYHGLIEKLAIKIHQSGWEFDTILCLARGGMRPGDILSRIFDKPLAIMSTSSYRAEAGTQQGHLDIARFITTPKGEIAGRVLLVDDLADSGHTLNAVINMLKNNYAPITELRSAVIWTKGVSTFTPDYSVDFLTTNPWIHQPFEGYDSMSPAKLLEKWKV, from the coding sequence ATGCTTACTGAAGACGGCAAGCACCTGTATGTCAGCTACGACGAATACCATGGTCTGATTGAAAAACTGGCCATCAAGATTCACCAGTCCGGCTGGGAGTTCGACACCATCCTGTGTCTGGCTCGCGGCGGTATGCGTCCTGGCGACATTCTGAGCCGTATTTTTGACAAGCCTTTGGCCATCATGTCCACCAGCTCGTACCGCGCAGAAGCCGGTACGCAGCAAGGACACCTGGATATCGCGCGCTTCATCACCACCCCCAAGGGTGAGATTGCTGGGCGCGTGCTGCTGGTCGATGACCTGGCCGACTCTGGTCACACGCTCAATGCGGTGATCAACATGCTCAAGAATAACTACGCGCCCATCACCGAGCTGCGCAGCGCGGTGATCTGGACCAAGGGTGTATCCACCTTCACGCCCGACTATTCGGTGGACTTTTTGACGACCAATCCATGGATTCACCAGCCTTTCGAAGGCTATGACTCCATGTCTCCGGCAAAGCTGCTAGAGAAGTGGAAGGTCTGA